A single genomic interval of Gossypium raimondii isolate GPD5lz chromosome 11, ASM2569854v1, whole genome shotgun sequence harbors:
- the LOC128034573 gene encoding receptor kinase-like protein Xa21, whose translation MAKTIFLPFPMLALLVIFGAILSVNSLNITADELNLLALKSYISHDPHHLVTNWSTSTSVCNWIGVTCGSRHHRVIALNLSNMDLTGIIPSELGNLSFLAWLDIHNNNFHGSLPIELTNLHRLKYLNFNNNSFNGEVPSWFGYFPKLQSLSLSDNYFNGVVPSILGSVPSSIFNIFPLQ comes from the exons ATGGCTAAAACCATCTTCCTCCCCTTTCCTATGCTTGCGCTGTTGGTGATTTTTGGTGCTATTTTGTCTGTAAATTCACTCAATATCACCGCTGATGAATTAAATCTTCTAGCACTGAAATCTTATATAAGTCATGATCCTCATCACTTAGTAACCAATTGGTCTACTTCTACTTCAGTTTGCAATTGGATTGGTGTCACTTGTGGATCCAGACACCACAGAGTCATTGCTCTGAATTTGTCAAATATGGATCTCACAGGCATCATCCCTTCTGAATTGGGGAATTTATCTTTCCTTGCTTGGCTCGACATTCATAACAATAATTTTCATGGCTCTTTACCCATTGAGCTAACTAATTTACATCGTCtgaaatatttaaactttaataacAACAGTTTCAATGGAGAAGTCCCGTCATGGTTTGGTTACTTTCCTAAACTTCAAAGTCTATCTTTATCCGATAACTACTTCAATGGTGTTGTCCCATCTATTCTAG GTTCTGTTCCTTCCTCAATCTTTAACATTTTTCCGTTGCAGTAG